The proteins below are encoded in one region of Hypanus sabinus isolate sHypSab1 unplaced genomic scaffold, sHypSab1.hap1 scaffold_1906, whole genome shotgun sequence:
- the LOC132387480 gene encoding oxidized low-density lipoprotein receptor 1-like: MDDIDSERPTRRDRSGSSIRLIYVLTATLIITGICWRIHVSQIRQSMETCHRNYHELNSTLQSKLFAHNSNLSDLKQMHSDLRHHFCELLTSRREQTCCKDWITNKDRCYFVSTFETSFRRAMQECSNRDSRLLEINSRDEASFVSHNLLDSKPVYWIGKCENGNVHRSLLFKASSGTRVCRQCGSSNTCDGDWRFICERSAPVFPDIPEKIQRLCQQLVEST; encoded by the exons atgg ACGACATTGACAGTGAACGACCCACAAGGAGAGACAGATCCGGCTCAAGCATACGGCTAATCTACGTTTTAACAGCGACCCTCATTATCACGggtatctgctggaggattcatG tatcacagattcgtcagtctatGGAAACCTGCCACCGAAACTACCATGAGTTAAACTCAACCCTTCAATCCAAGCTTTTTGCGCACAACTCTAATCTGTCCGACCTTAAGCAAAtgcacagcgatctccgtcaccatTTCTGTGAATTATTGACCAGCAggagag AACAAACGTGTTGCAAGGACTGGATTACAAATAAAGACCGGTGTTATTTCGTTTCCACGTTTGAAACATCTTTCCGCAGAGCGAtgcaagaatgttcaaaccgtgattcaaggctgttggaaatcaattcaagggatgaagcg AGCTTTGTATCCCACAATCTTCTGGACAGCAAACCTgtttactggattggaaaatgcgaaaacGG GAATGTGCACCGGAGTCTCCTGTTCAAGGCGTCCTCCGGAACGCGCGTCTGCAGGCAGTGCGGAAGCAGTAACACTTGTGATGGTGATTGGCGTTTCATCTGTGAGAGGTCGGCCCCAGTGTtcccggatattcctgaaaagatccagcGTCTTTGCCAACAGCTAGTGGAGTCGACATGA
- the LOC132387481 gene encoding uncharacterized protein LOC132387481 — protein sequence MAGRKVEFSSRVPDIFTCQKVIQLPLLTVCVSEFELELAELGIIPEAAGVIRRSYREVFTLMEKDTGNRVTDRKTKGVKHPEPKQRYLVANPHNNRVPNVSASTAACEQAFSQDWIKNAEQRYFISTFEASYDEAKQHCLKYHSNLLEIISEEEKKFVTKAVQDQSSSYWIGKCQDGKVATKVVYHMNAGKFKCSECKWYSPLYHCNRDNHRFICESSAPLCPDNSEMIQDVCQQPVG from the exons ATGGCAGGCAGGAAAGTTGAATTCTCCTCCAGAGTCCCCGACATCTTCACCTGtcagaaggtcatccagctgccccTTCTCACAGTCTGCGTTTCAGAGTTTGAACTGGAACTGGCAGAACTCGGGATCATTCCGGAAGCTGCGGGGGTGATACGGAGgtcatatagagaggtatttacaCTCATGGAGAAAGATACTGGAAACCGAGTGACAGACAGGAAGACGAAAGGGGTTAAACATCCCGAGCCAAAGCAGAGATATCTTGTGGCCAACCCGCACAATAACAG GGTTCCGAATGTCTCGGCCTCCACCGCTGCCTGCG AGCAAGCGTTTTCCCAGGATTGGATCAAAAATGCAGAGCAgcgttatttcatatccacgttTGAAGCGTCCTATGATGAGGCGAAACAACATTGTTTGAAATATCATTCAAATCTTCTTGAAATAATTTCAGAAGAGGAAAAG AAGTTTGTTACGAAAGCTGTACAAGACCAAAGCagttcatactggattggaaaatgccaAGACGG GAAAGTGGCCACGAAAGTGGTGTACCATATGAACGCTGGAAAGTTCAAATGCAGCGAATGTAAATGGTACAGTCCGCTTTACCATTGCAATCGTGATAATCACCGCTTCATCTGCGAGTCGTCTGCACCTTTGTGCCCAGACAATTCTGAAATGATCCAGGATGTCTGTCAACAGCCAGTGGGTTAG